The Gordonia mangrovi genome includes the window CCCGCGACGACAGCGCCCGCAACAGCAACGCCGGGCGCGCCTCGACGATCGACGCCGCCACGTTCAGACCCGGGGCCACCTTCTCCGCCAGAGCCGCCGCCTCGTCGACGCGCTCGCGCGCTTCGTCACGCAGCCCGTCGAGGAACGCCTGCGTCGGCACGACCGGCGGGTTCTCGAAGGCGCACACGACGTCGAGCGGGAGGTTCTCGCGTTCCGCCGCGATGGCCGCCCATCGCGTGGCGACCAGCGCGTTGTCCGAGCCGTCCACCGCCACCACTATCGAGCCATCACGTACAGTCATCGACCGCCTCCTCATCCGTAGTCCGTTTCCCGCGACACCTCCAGTTCACTCCTGATCGACGTCCGGGGTCAGGGCATTTCGTCCCTCGATGTGCGCTTTCGATCAACGGGTTGCGGACATCAAAGATTGCGGTTAATCTCGAAGATACGTTCGAACGGCGGGCTGGGGGGCTACACAGTGTCGGGCAGCGGTCAGATCAGGGATCAGGTCAGTGAAGTGCAGCAGCTGTATGCGCAGCTGCACGACCTGCTGGACCGCATCGACGCCGTCGACACCACCCGCGCTCCGCAGGATGCGATCCTCGATGTCGCCGAACAGCACGAGCGTGCCTATCGTCGGATGAGTCTGATGGGGCATCGCCGGATGATGGACTGCAACGACCGCGGCGTGGCCGGCCAACTCGGGTACCGCCATATCGGCGAGATGATGGCACATCATCTACGCATCCCCGATCATCGCCGCCGCATGAACCATATGCGGGCGTTGGCGCAATTCCGTTCACTGCAGGGCGAACTCACCCCGCCCCGCTATGCGGCGTTGGCTGCGGTGGTCGCCGAGGGAGCGGCCGCGCCCGCCCATGTCGATGCTGTTCTCAAAGTACTCAAGAAGATTCCCCGCTCGGTGCCGCTGGACGTCGCCGAGAAGGCCGAGACGATGATGGCCGAATTCGCCCGCACTCTGACCCCCAAACAAATCCTCACGGCCGGAGCCGGACTCCTCGGCCGCATCGACCCCGACGGCACCCTGGCCGACGAGCGTGACCGCGCCCGACGCCGCTCGGTGCTGATCGGCGACCAAGACGATCAGTCGATGAGCGAGATCGAGGGTGCACTCACCCCGAAGGCACGCGCCATGCTCGACGTGATACTCGCGAAGATGGCCGCTCCCGGGATGAACAACCCAGACGACAGCGACTCGCCGCGCGGCGCGACCCTCGACGCCGACATCGACAAGCTGAAAGAGGCCGCCGGCCGCGATCATCGGTCGACCGGCCAACGCAACCACGACGCTCTCGAGGCCCTGTTCCAACTGGTGCTCGACGGTGGGGTACTCGGCAAGAGTCACCGCGGTCTGCCCCCACACATCATCGTCAAGGTCAACGAAGCCGATCTACGCGACCGCGCCGGTTTCGGGCACACCGCGACGGGCACCCAACTACCCATGGCCGACATCATCGAGATGGCCGCCGAGGCGCAGTTCCACCTCGCGGTGTTCAAGGACCACACAGCCGAGCCGTTGTATCTGGGCACCGCCAAACGCTTTGCCAGTCGGGCGCAACGGTTGATGCACTTCGCCCAGGACGGCGGCGGTGGATGTTCGAAACCCGGCTGCTCGAATCCGAGCGCGATCATCGAAATCCATCACGCAGACAAGGATTGGGCCGACGGCGGAACGACCGACATCGACAAGACCGCTCCGGCGTGCCCACCGCACAACCGGATGGTCGGCCCCAAGCCCGGGCAGTGGACCACCCGCATCATCCGCAAAGGTCGTGACGCCGGACGCGCCGGGTGGTCACTGAACCCACTCGACGGCAGCCCACCCGGACCACCCCAAGTCAACCGGGTGCACGAGGTCGGCGAACTGTTCGAACACTACCTACGCACCGGCACGATCAGCGAGGACCCACAAGCCGCCGAACCCGAACCGCCGGTTGCGGCCGCAGCGGTTCAGCGCCAGCCGATCCCCCCGGCGCGAGCGGCCGCGCGTGCTCGACGCCGAAAGCGCAAGCGGCGTCGCACGAGTCACCAGGCCCGACGACGGCTGCTGGCTCGGGTGCGGTAGGTCGCGAGATTCTCGCGCGCCCGTCGATCAACCGCGCGCGAAACTGCACGCGCGGTTGGTAGCTGGGCGCGCGAAGTCTCGGTCCGTCGGCCCGCCTACCGCCCGCCGTAGTCGAACCGCGCCTCGTCGAGCTGCCGCACAAGGGCCGGTTCCAGCACCTCGGCGGCGGTGGCGGTGAGGTGCGAGTCGTCGCGGTAGAACAGGATCTTGTTGCGCGCCGGGAAACACAGGTTGCCGTCGCACAGCAGGTCGTTGACGCCGATGGTGAGGATGTCGGTGCTCTGTCCGCGGGCCTGCTCGTCGAGGATCGGTTCGATCCGGGTGAAGCCGTCGAGCTCGAAATCGCACCTGTGCCAATTGTCCATCGCACCGGAGATGCAGTCGGGGATCTGGAAGCCCGGATACGGGGTGTCGGCGATGTAGACGATCTTCGCGCCGGTCGAGCGCAGCGTGGTGAGCGTGTCGTCCCAGGCGGCCTCGACGTCGTCGCGGTCGGGGACGTACGTCGACAACGACGACACGAAGATGATGCGCGGCTCGATCGCCTGGATGTCGGCCAGCGCATCCCGCCGCCACTGGGCGCACTCGGGTTGGGTGTACGGGTCGGCGACGCCCGGACGTGGTTGCAGGTTCTGCGCCGGGCACGCCGCCTTGGTGAACTGGTGAACACGCCAACCGTGGGTGGAGCCGATGCTGCGGATCGCCTCCGACCAGTGGTCGGCGTGACTGTCGCCGAACAGGACCACCGGGGTGCCGTGATCCGGCCCGAAGGTGCAGTCGACGCCGGCGGAGGGTTCGCCGACCGGGATCAGACATTCGTGCGGTTCGGGGCGGTCGTCGTAGGCCTGGAACGGGTTGGGTACCACCGGTCCCGCCGGCTCACCGCTCTCGGTGCCGAACACCGACTGGTAGCTCAGCGCGGCGTTGGCGACGGTGTCGCGGCTGGCGATCTGCACGGTGAGGATGCCGGCAATCATCGTGACGGTGAGTCCGACGACGACACCGGTGATGCCGACCGAGATCGACGCCGAGGTGTTGCGGCGCAACTCGCGGTTGTTGATGATCGGTTCCTCGAAGAACAGCGTCGAGAGTGTGGCGATGCCGAGTGCCGCCAGTGATACCAGCAGCAGGACCGGCCACGACGATGCGCCGGTGACGGTTTCGAAGAGGACGATGGCCGGCCAGTGCCAGAGGTACCAGGCGTAGGAGACGCGGCCGAGGAACGTCAGGGGTGGGGTGGCGAGGAGGCGGCCGGCGGTGAGGTTGGGGGTGTGGGGTTGGGGGGAAGGTGCTCGGGCGGAGGCTGGGAAGAGCTGGCCGGCGGCAATGACCAGGGCGGCGGCCATGGTGGGCAGGAGGGCGGCGGTGCCGGGGTATGGGGTGTGCGCGTCGATCATCGTCGCGGCCACGATGATGCCGGCGACGCCGAGCCAACCCATCAGGATCGCAACGATCGCGGCGATCCGCGGGGTCTTCCGGCGCAACGCGAACAGCGGTGCGATCACGGCGAGCAGGCCGCCGACTCCGAACTGCCAGGCGCGGGTGTAGGTGGCCATGTAGGCGGTGGCGGGGTCGGTCGGGGTGATCCGGATCGAGGCGATCAGCGAGGCGAGCGTCAACGCCCCCACCACGATGCCCACCGCGACGCGCATCGAGACAACTCGGCGCAGCGCGGTTCTCGACGCGATGGCGGCGGCGGCGAACACCGCCAGCGGCCAGAGGAAGTACAGCTGTTCCTCGATCGACAGCGACCAGAAATGTGTGGCGAGGCTGCCGTCGATGGCGCCGGCCAGATAGTCGGCGTTCTGCGACAGGAAGTGCCAGTTGGCCAATTGTGCGGCGGCCGCGAGCAGGTCGATGGCCTGTTTGAAGACTTTGAGCAGCGGCATGGTCAGCGCAGCACCGATGATCGACACCACGATCACCAGCGCGGCCGCCGGGATGATGCGTCGCGCCCGGCGTGCGTAGAAGCCCTTGAACGAGAGCGACCCGGTGCGCTCGTACTCGCGGATCAGCAGCCGGGTGATCAGGAATCCGGAGATGACGAAGAAGATGTCGACGCCGACGAATCCGCCGGTGACGAACGGCACGTGCGCGTGGAACAGCACCACCAGCAGGACGGCGATGCCGCGCAGGCCGGCGATGTCGTCGAAGAAGGTCCTGGCGGCGGGGATGCGCACCGGCGTGGTCGGCGCCTCGGAGTCGACCGTCGTCACGCGCCCGCCCACGGCAGCATGATGTCGAACCAGCCCAACGCCAACGCTCCGATGAACAGGATCGCGCTGGTGTAGCCGATCACCTCCCAGGCAGTGATGCGGTTCCAGTTGGTGGAGCGGGGGCGGTGCTCGGTGCGGGTCGGCAGCGGTCGGGTGGCCTTCTCTGACCCGTCCAGAACTTCGGCAGCCGGCTCCGCAGCGGACGGGGAAGCGCGCTGCTCCGAGAGCGGGGAGAGGCGCGGCACCAGCACGCGCAGGAATTCCAGCAGCAGCGGGCCGGTCAGATAGGTGTAGGCGATGACGAAGCCGAGCATCATCCAGAAGTCGGCGAGGCCGTAGACCACCACGTCGCGGATGATGAACCCCCAGAACGCCAGCAGCGAGCCGCCCAGCGCAATGCTGCCGAGCCAGGAGATGGATCGCGCCAGCGCGTTGCTCTTGCCGATGGCCCCGGTGGGCACCCAGTCGATCTCACGGCCGATCACCTTGTGCCAGATGGCGATGGTGTGGGCGAAGCTGTAGGCGATCTGGACGCGCAGCACCTCCAGCCGCCATCGCGACCGCGACACCAGCGGGAACAGCACCACGTACACCCACAGCCCCAGCAGGAACGGCACGAGCTGTCGGGGCTGCACGTCGTCGGGATAGACCGCCGCCATGATGATGCCCGGCAGGAACAGCAGGAAGACGTTCATCGCGGTGGTCAGGTAGTAGAAGATGCCCGCCCAGTGCGCCAACCACTGCCGCACCCGCATCCGGCGCGGCGCCTCGATGTGGTCGTTGCGCAGCCGTGACAGCGAACCCTGGCACCAGCGGTACTGCTGGTTGAGGAAGCCGGCCAGATCCGACGGGCACAGTCCGCGCGAGAGCACCACGGGTACGTACCGGATCTCGTAACCGGCCTGCTGCAGGTGCCGGCCGGTGTGCAGATCCTCGGAGTGTTCGATCGCGGCGAACCCGTCGACCTGCTCGAGCGCACTGCGCCGGTAGACCGCCGACGTGCCGACACAGTTGGCCGCACCGATCCGGTCGCGCGACGGCAGCACCCAGCGGTAGAAGAACTCCTGGGTCGCCCCGGCGGTGCGCTGAATCCAGTTCATCGCCTCGGTGGTGGTGAACGTTTGCGGGCTCTGCGCGATGGCCACCTGCGGGTCGTCGAGGTAGGGCACCAGGTGCTGCAGGAAATCCGGGCGTGGGCAGAAGTCGGCGTCGAAGATGACGATCAGCTCGCCCGAACTGACCGTGTACGCGTGGCGCAGGTTGCCGGCCTTGCGCAGATGCCCGCGGTCGGGGCGCACGATGTAGCGGAATCCGTGGTCGGCGGCGAGTTCGCGCACCTCGTCGCGGTCCGCGTCGTCGAGCACGTAGACGGTCAGCGGACTCTCCCACCGCATCGCCGACACGTGCCGGTAGGTGTTACGCAGGATGTCGACACCCTCGCCGCAGGTCGGCAGGAAGACGTCGACCGACGGATGCCGGCTGCCGCTGGTCTGCCAGTCAGTGATCCGCTCCTGATGCGACCGCCACGTCACACGACGCCGATACGTTCCGGTCAACGCCGACAATGTGGTTCCGATCACATTTGCGCCCAGCACAAGGAATACCGGCCACAAATAGGGCCGACCGGTGGCGAAAAGAAACATCGACCAGCCGACCAGTACAAAAGCCGCGATCAGAAACAACTGGATCCAGCGCATCTGCGGACCCAGATAGTCGTAGACCTCGTCGCTGTGGGGCGGCGACACGGCCTGCGGATCGTATTCCGGCGCAGGCGCTTCGGACTTGCGGCGGCTCAACGGTCGTTGAGCGACGGAGATCGGCTCGGTATCCGCATCGGCGATCGCCTCGACCGCCGAGTCGCGTCCCCCGATCACCAACTCCATTCGACCAGAATCGGTGACCGTGCCCGTCTACGCAAACTGCGGAAATGCCATCGGCCCGGAACCGACGATGGCCGAGTTCGCCGACGCAGTGAGAGCCGTTACCTTTCTTCTGTGCAACGGCGGTGGAGAACGGTGGCGGTGGCCTGTGTGGTCGCCGTGTCGCCGATGGCCGCGGCGTGCGCATCCGTGGACCCGACCGCGGTGCCGGCGAGCACCTCGTCCGGCGTCGCGATCAGCGCGGATGCCCGTTCCGGGCGCGGTGAGGTGATGCGCACCGATCCCGGTCTCGACACCTGGACGGCCGCCCTGCCCGCCGACACCGACATCAACCGGATCGTCTATCGCTCCACGTCGGGCGTCGACGGCGCCGCCACCGCGGTCAGTGGCGCGGTTTTCATACCTTCGGATGAACGACGCCCCGCCGACGGGTGGCCGCTGATCGCCTACGCACACGGCACCACCGGCATCAGCCGCGATTGCGCACCGTCGGACCGGCCGGACATGTTCGGCGATCTCGGCGCCATCGACGACTTCCTGCGTCGCGGCTACGCCGTGGTGACCACCGACTATCAGGGCCTGGGTATCCGCACCGGCGAGCCCGCCGCGCACCCCTACCTGGAACCGCACACGGCGGCCTACAACGTCGTTGACGCGGTCCGCGCGGCACGGTCCGTCGAGCCGTCGATCGGATCGCAGTGGTTCGCGGTCGGCCGATCACAGGGCGGCGCGGCGGCGTGGGCGACCGCCGAGCAGTACGCGGCCTACGGCGACGACACCGGCGAGCTGCTCGGGGCGGTGGCGGTGGCGCCGTTGCTGGATGCGACGTATCTGGTCCACAACGCCCAGGACGGGGCGTTGACGGTGGCGCAACGCTACCTCTATCCGCTGCTGGTGCAGGGCGTGGCGCAGGGCTCCGACCAGGTCACCCCGGGCGATCACCTCGGGCAGGGCGCCGCAGGCACGCTGTCGTGCTCGTCGACGGCCACGGCGTTGGCCGCCCAGCCCGCCCCGCCTGACGAGTTCCGGGCCGTCACGCCGGGTGCCGCCGACGATCTGATGGCCGCCGTGCAGGCCTACGCGTTGCCCCGGGACTCCACCGAGGTGCCGATCATCGCGTTCTACGGCAGCCGCGACGACATCATCCCGCCCGACGTAATGCAACTCACACTTGCGCGTGCGTGCGGCGCCGGAGACCGTGTTCTGCGGGTCCGCCGTGAGGGGCAAGGACATTCGCTGGACCCCGGTTCGATGATGGCGAAGTGGATGAGCGACCGCCTCACCGGACAGGTCGCGCCGAGCGACTGCTGAGCGCGTCGGTGTCCACTCATCGAGAGCGTCGGGCCGGTTGCCCGCTACAGTGACACGGTCGGGGGCGGCGCTGAAGCAAACCGGCGCTGCAGACCGGCGAATTGGGTTTGTGGTCGATTCGGGAGTCTGGAGTGTGCGGGGATGCCGAAAGTTGTGAAGCGGATCTGGGATTCGGCGCCCCTGTGGGCGTGGATCGTCATGGGCGTGTGCGTGATCGTGCTGGCGGTCGGGCTGATCGTGTCGTCGAACCGCACCGCGCCGACGTCGTCACCGGCGGCGCAGTCGCTACCCGCCACGAGCACCGCGATGCAGACCCCCGCGACCGTCGCGTTCGTCGATGATGCCCGGGCCAATCCGGAGACCCCGAAGACCCTGGTGTTGCTCGGTGACTCGACGGGCGCCGACCAGAACGGATGGGCGCCCGCACTCGGCGAGTCGGTCAGCCAGACGCTCGGCCGCCCGGTGGCCACCAGGTACTGGAACCCCGCCACCGACAGCTACGGCGAGATGGTGGGCCTGGGCGACGGCCCGAACGGCCCGGTCGGATTCTGGAACGCCAGCGCCTCGGGCAAAGACGCCGACTACACGCTGGACAACCTGGACACGATGATCGCGCCCGATGTGACGCCGGATCTGATCATGCTCAACTTCGGCCACACCCAGGACACCAGCGCGCCGCTCGCTCCGCAGCTGCAACCGCTGATCACCGAATTGCGCCAGCGCTACCCCGACGCCGACCTGGTGGCCATCAAGCAGAGCCCCGCGCAAGGAGCGGATGCCGACGCACAGCTCGAGGGCTTCGCGGCCGCCATGGACGCCGAGGGCATCCAGGTGATCGACGTGAACTCCGCCTTCCCCACCGACACCACCCAACTGTCGGCGCTGCTGCGGGACGGGGTGAACCCGAACGCCGACGGCCAGCAGCTGTGGACCAAGACGGTGCTGGCGGCCTACGGGCTGCCCGAAGCGCAGTAGCCGTTCGCGGCATCCGGACCCCATGAGTGCGTCCGCCTCGTTCCATGCGCTGGTCATCCTCAACCTGCTGTTCGTGACCGGCGCCTGGTGCCTGGCGCGGCCGTCGGTGCAGGCGGCGATCGTGCTCGTCATGGTGTCCGGCATGTGGGTGGTGGGCAACGGCCCCATCGAAGGTCGGGTGCTGTGGAGTTACAGCCGTGCGCACGGCATCACCGAATCGGATCTGCTGTCGGTGATCGGTGTGATTATCGCGGCGATCACGGTGTGGCGGGCGCGTCCAGGTGGGCGGCATCGGCGCTCCTGAACGCAGCCACCTCGATTCGCCGAAGCCACCGTGCTTCGGATGCAAGGTGGATTGCGAGAAGTGGGGTGGGTGCAGATGCACACGCCAACTCAGCCGTCACCCATCGACGGTCCGATGGGTGACGGCTGAGGGTGTGCGGTGCGGCGCTGGTTTCGGTGCGGGTCTACCGTGCCGGCTGCTACGCGGCCCGCGCCGGTGAGATGGCCTCGATCACGCTCCAGATGAGTTGAGCCAACGGCGTGGCGACCACCGCCGGGAGGCCCTGCGCCTGGAGAAAGATCGAGATCAACGGAACGGTGACGACCGCCCAGTCGAAGTTCTCGAGAAAGTCGTCGATGATCGGTTCGAGGTCAGCCGACCCCGAGGAGGAGCCGCTGGAGGAACCAGCAGAGCCGCTCGAGGAGCCCGCCGAACCGGTGCCGGGCTCCTCGACCTCCGCCTCCTCTGCGGTACCGGCCTCCTCGACCTCTTCGATCTCCTCGTCGACCGGCGAGGTCTCGAGAGCCGCGAGAATGGCCTGCTTCATCGCCTGCTTCTCGGCCATCGACGGCGCCGATGTGGCGATCACCGCCGCCGACGGCGTCGCGTGCGCCGGCGCGGTGGCCAGGCCGGCAGCACCGGCGGTCCCCACCAACGTGAGTGCGGCGATACCTGTAACAAGTGTCTTCTTCATTCAATCTCCCCGAAGATTGCGTGAACACAGGTCCTGCGTGAACACGATTGTGCCGGACAGCCTTTGCCATCCACATCGCAACCTATCAGCTGGTGGATGTCCCCGCCGGGCCGGTGGCGGGGCTCACAACCCAAGCCGAGTGTGTGCGGGGTGCGGAGCGAGAGGACGGATCCAGCGGTGGCCGTACTGAGCGATCCTCACCCGCTACCGTCGTCGACCGCCGTTTAGCGGCTCCGGCACGACATCAGGTGGTCAACCCCTGGGCTCGATCGCCGAGAGTCGACTCCGCGCCGGCCGCCTCGAGCAACCGGCCCGACATCGTCTTGGCGTGAACGTGCTCACCGCCCCTGATCGGCCCGTACCGGGCAGGGTTGTCGTCACTGACGCAGGTGGGGAGGCACTCGATGAGCGCATCGAAATTGCCCTCGTGGAAAAACGGGACCGAACGCCGGCGCCGCACCGAGTTGTCGGTCGTCAGAACCGGCACGACGCGGTGCAGCGTCGACCGCCAACGGTCATTGGTCCACCGCGACAGCAGATCACCCACGTTGACGACCAGCGCACCAGGCACCGGCGTGACATAACGCCATTCCCCCGAATCGGTGTACACCTGTAGAGCGGGTTCCTGATCGGTCAGGAGCACGGTCACTATGCCGTAGTCGGTGTGCGGACCGATGCCGAATTGGTTCGTCGCCGCCTTGTCGCCCGGCCTGCCCTCGAAGTAGTTGATCCGCACCGCCTCGACCGCCTTGTCGGTGAACGGCTCGAAGTAGTCGGGATCGAGGTCCAGTCCAGTTGCCATCAAGCCGGTGATCCGATGGACAACGGCTTGCGCCGCATCCCAGTAGGCCAGCATCGTCGACCGCAACTCCGTGGGTTCGGTCGGCCAGATGTTGGGAGCGAAGAAACTGTGTTCGGTCGTGTGGAATGCAGAATCGTCGGGAAGTACTTCACGACCGAAAGTCAAGGCCTCGAACAGATCTGGCGGTTGTTCCAGATCGAGGGTGTACCCGAGTCCCTCGGTTCCCTTGGCTGAGTATCCACGCTCGACCTCAGGAGAATCCGACGACCACGGCAGCTTCGCCGACAAGGGCAGGCCGAAGAACCGGTCGGCCACGTCGAACACGGAATCCGTCAATGACTGCTCGATGCCGTGCTCGACGACTTGGAAGAAGCCGACGTCGCGGCACACGCGATCGATCTGGGCGGGTGCATCGGGCAAGGACAGATCCACAACGGGAGGAAAGACTTCTGGCATGGGATTCACCTCTCCTAGGGGCTGACGTTCGGAAGTGGTTCGAAGGTGGCGCTGGTGAGGTCGACGTCGCCGACCCTGGTGACCGCGTCGTCGTACACATCGGTGCGCATCAGCTCATCGAGATCCGGCGCGGACTCGATCACACCGGTCTCGCTCAGCACGTCCGAGGTCTGCTGGAATGCAGCCTGATCGAGTGTTCCCAGAGGCAGATCGGAGCTCCAGATCGACTTGTTCATCTCGTTCATCTGCCACAGCATGAAGTCGCTGTCCATGCTGGATCCCGCATCGGCCACGAAGCTCACGCACTCTTGGGGGTTGTCGCGGCAGTGAATCTGGCCACGAAGTGTGGCGGCCACGAAGTCGGCGGCCAGTTCCGGGTTCTCGCGTACGAAGTCACCGTTGCCGAAGACCTGCAGCCCCAGCGTCTCGGTGTCGTCGCTGGCGTAGTTGTAAATGGCGATGTCTTCGAGCGGGACGCCGGCCTGGACGAGTTGGCCTGGCTCGTTGTACGCGTATGCCGAGGCCAGATCGACGTCTCCGTTGAGGAACTGCGAGACATCGAAGCCTTGTTCGACGAGCGTGACGTCGGTGTCCCTGTCCAGCCCGTGCTTGGCAAGCGAGGCATACAGCGAGTTCACCGACGACCAGATGCCGATTCGCTTGCCTTCCCACGATTCCGGCGTATCCAGGTTGTCTTCCGCCCACGACAGCAAACGAAGTGACGACTCCTGCTCCAGCTGCGTCAGCGAGACCAGGTCCGTCCCGATGTCGTTGGACGTCAGGACGTTGCTGCCCGCGTCCACACCGAACTGGGCCGAATTCGCGCCAACGAGTTGCTCGGCGTTCACTTCCGGTCCACCAGCCTGGATCGTCACGTCCAGGCCGGCATCATCGTAGTAACCCAGCGCCTCCGCAGCGTAGACCTGAGCGAATTCGGGCTGGACCACCCACCCGGTCACGACGGTGACCGCACCGTCGGCGCCGGCCTCCGAGTCGCTGCCACAGGCGGCCAGCACCGTCGAAGCAGCGACACACGCCGCCGCCGCGGCGAGCCATCGAGGCCGGGATCGATGGGATCGGGATACCACGGCGGACGATTTTCGGACTGATGCGAATATCACACGTTCTCCTTGGCAAGAAGTCGGAAGTCGGGTGCGCATCGGATGCACACCTCATGTCCGGAACGGGCCGCATCGACCGAACCGTCACCCGAGATCGCGGCGCAGTTGCCGTAAATGGCTGTACACCAGGGAATGTCCGCGGAATCGACGGCAACAGAATGGCCGGAGAACCACGCGACGAATCCAATAATATTGGATCTGACCGAGGTTGCAACCCCAGTTGTCGTCGACGCGGGTTCGATGGATTCACGTAACTGACGCTTAACATCCGAGCGGTTGCATAGCCTGGCTAATCAAATAATATTAGATCTGTCAGCGCATGGAACCCGCACCATCGATGTTGCGACCATCGCGCAGATTCACTGCCGTACTGGGCAGTTCATGTCTCAAGGGAGCGACCCGATCAAAATGAATGATGCCGAAATCCAGGATGTGGTGGCACGCCTGGACCGGTTGGAGGCGCGCGACGCCGTCCGAGCGGTCAAGGCCCACTACATGCAATGGGCGGACGAGAAGAGGCGACTCGGCATGGGCGAGTTGTTCTGGGAGGACGCGGTCTGGGAGGAACTCGACCTCTCGGGCGAGACCATCCCCGGATGCCGCTGGGAAGGACGCGACGCGATCGCCGACATGTTCGACCACAGCCCCGACCGTCTGTGGTTCACCGTCCACTACCTGACCAACGAGGCGATCACCGTCACCGGGGATACCGCGGTGGGACGGTGGAAGTTATTGGAGCCGTGCACGATCCGCGACGAAATGGCCGTCTGGCAGGGCGGCCACTATGTGGACGACTTCGAACGTCGCGACGGTGAGTGGAAGATCTCCCACCTGCGATTGACCCTCGATTTCCAGACCCCGTACGACGACGGGTGGCTGCGACGCCGCCACCTGTCCGATGCCGTGGCGGTGCAGTCATGAGAATCGTGCGTTTCGAGCACGGCGGTATGGCCGGTGTCGGCGTGGTTCGCGACGACCAGGTGTTCCCCGTCGGCGAGTCCCTCGACGACCTCATCGCCGGTGCCGTGCCGTCCGTCTCGGAGGTCTCGCACCCGCTCGACGAGGTGC containing:
- a CDS encoding HNH endonuclease signature motif containing protein yields the protein MQQLYAQLHDLLDRIDAVDTTRAPQDAILDVAEQHERAYRRMSLMGHRRMMDCNDRGVAGQLGYRHIGEMMAHHLRIPDHRRRMNHMRALAQFRSLQGELTPPRYAALAAVVAEGAAAPAHVDAVLKVLKKIPRSVPLDVAEKAETMMAEFARTLTPKQILTAGAGLLGRIDPDGTLADERDRARRRSVLIGDQDDQSMSEIEGALTPKARAMLDVILAKMAAPGMNNPDDSDSPRGATLDADIDKLKEAAGRDHRSTGQRNHDALEALFQLVLDGGVLGKSHRGLPPHIIVKVNEADLRDRAGFGHTATGTQLPMADIIEMAAEAQFHLAVFKDHTAEPLYLGTAKRFASRAQRLMHFAQDGGGGCSKPGCSNPSAIIEIHHADKDWADGGTTDIDKTAPACPPHNRMVGPKPGQWTTRIIRKGRDAGRAGWSLNPLDGSPPGPPQVNRVHEVGELFEHYLRTGTISEDPQAAEPEPPVAAAAVQRQPIPPARAAARARRRKRKRRRTSHQARRRLLARVR
- a CDS encoding acyltransferase family protein, whose product is MRIPAARTFFDDIAGLRGIAVLLVVLFHAHVPFVTGGFVGVDIFFVISGFLITRLLIREYERTGSLSFKGFYARRARRIIPAAALVIVVSIIGAALTMPLLKVFKQAIDLLAAAAQLANWHFLSQNADYLAGAIDGSLATHFWSLSIEEQLYFLWPLAVFAAAAIASRTALRRVVSMRVAVGIVVGALTLASLIASIRITPTDPATAYMATYTRAWQFGVGGLLAVIAPLFALRRKTPRIAAIVAILMGWLGVAGIIVAATMIDAHTPYPGTAALLPTMAAALVIAAGQLFPASARAPSPQPHTPNLTAGRLLATPPLTFLGRVSYAWYLWHWPAIVLFETVTGASSWPVLLLVSLAALGIATLSTLFFEEPIINNRELRRNTSASISVGITGVVVGLTVTMIAGILTVQIASRDTVANAALSYQSVFGTESGEPAGPVVPNPFQAYDDRPEPHECLIPVGEPSAGVDCTFGPDHGTPVVLFGDSHADHWSEAIRSIGSTHGWRVHQFTKAACPAQNLQPRPGVADPYTQPECAQWRRDALADIQAIEPRIIFVSSLSTYVPDRDDVEAAWDDTLTTLRSTGAKIVYIADTPYPGFQIPDCISGAMDNWHRCDFELDGFTRIEPILDEQARGQSTDILTIGVNDLLCDGNLCFPARNKILFYRDDSHLTATAAEVLEPALVRQLDEARFDYGGR
- a CDS encoding glycosyltransferase family 2 protein, with protein sequence MELVIGGRDSAVEAIADADTEPISVAQRPLSRRKSEAPAPEYDPQAVSPPHSDEVYDYLGPQMRWIQLFLIAAFVLVGWSMFLFATGRPYLWPVFLVLGANVIGTTLSALTGTYRRRVTWRSHQERITDWQTSGSRHPSVDVFLPTCGEGVDILRNTYRHVSAMRWESPLTVYVLDDADRDEVRELAADHGFRYIVRPDRGHLRKAGNLRHAYTVSSGELIVIFDADFCPRPDFLQHLVPYLDDPQVAIAQSPQTFTTTEAMNWIQRTAGATQEFFYRWVLPSRDRIGAANCVGTSAVYRRSALEQVDGFAAIEHSEDLHTGRHLQQAGYEIRYVPVVLSRGLCPSDLAGFLNQQYRWCQGSLSRLRNDHIEAPRRMRVRQWLAHWAGIFYYLTTAMNVFLLFLPGIIMAAVYPDDVQPRQLVPFLLGLWVYVVLFPLVSRSRWRLEVLRVQIAYSFAHTIAIWHKVIGREIDWVPTGAIGKSNALARSISWLGSIALGGSLLAFWGFIIRDVVVYGLADFWMMLGFVIAYTYLTGPLLLEFLRVLVPRLSPLSEQRASPSAAEPAAEVLDGSEKATRPLPTRTEHRPRSTNWNRITAWEVIGYTSAILFIGALALGWFDIMLPWAGA
- a CDS encoding alpha/beta hydrolase, producing MQRRWRTVAVACVVAVSPMAAACASVDPTAVPASTSSGVAISADARSGRGEVMRTDPGLDTWTAALPADTDINRIVYRSTSGVDGAATAVSGAVFIPSDERRPADGWPLIAYAHGTTGISRDCAPSDRPDMFGDLGAIDDFLRRGYAVVTTDYQGLGIRTGEPAAHPYLEPHTAAYNVVDAVRAARSVEPSIGSQWFAVGRSQGGAAAWATAEQYAAYGDDTGELLGAVAVAPLLDATYLVHNAQDGALTVAQRYLYPLLVQGVAQGSDQVTPGDHLGQGAAGTLSCSSTATALAAQPAPPDEFRAVTPGAADDLMAAVQAYALPRDSTEVPIIAFYGSRDDIIPPDVMQLTLARACGAGDRVLRVRREGQGHSLDPGSMMAKWMSDRLTGQVAPSDC
- a CDS encoding SGNH/GDSL hydrolase family protein, giving the protein MPKVVKRIWDSAPLWAWIVMGVCVIVLAVGLIVSSNRTAPTSSPAAQSLPATSTAMQTPATVAFVDDARANPETPKTLVLLGDSTGADQNGWAPALGESVSQTLGRPVATRYWNPATDSYGEMVGLGDGPNGPVGFWNASASGKDADYTLDNLDTMIAPDVTPDLIMLNFGHTQDTSAPLAPQLQPLITELRQRYPDADLVAIKQSPAQGADADAQLEGFAAAMDAEGIQVIDVNSAFPTDTTQLSALLRDGVNPNADGQQLWTKTVLAAYGLPEAQ
- a CDS encoding isopenicillin N synthase family dioxygenase, producing the protein MPEVFPPVVDLSLPDAPAQIDRVCRDVGFFQVVEHGIEQSLTDSVFDVADRFFGLPLSAKLPWSSDSPEVERGYSAKGTEGLGYTLDLEQPPDLFEALTFGREVLPDDSAFHTTEHSFFAPNIWPTEPTELRSTMLAYWDAAQAVVHRITGLMATGLDLDPDYFEPFTDKAVEAVRINYFEGRPGDKAATNQFGIGPHTDYGIVTVLLTDQEPALQVYTDSGEWRYVTPVPGALVVNVGDLLSRWTNDRWRSTLHRVVPVLTTDNSVRRRRSVPFFHEGNFDALIECLPTCVSDDNPARYGPIRGGEHVHAKTMSGRLLEAAGAESTLGDRAQGLTT